A window from Gasterosteus aculeatus chromosome 14, fGasAcu3.hap1.1, whole genome shotgun sequence encodes these proteins:
- the atp5fa1 gene encoding ATP synthase F(1) complex subunit alpha, mitochondrial yields MLSVRVAAALARSLPRRAGFVSKNVAAACVGVKNLHTTRPWQVKIGTAEVSSILEEKILGADHSADLQETGRVLSIGDGIARVYGLRNVQAEEMVEFSSGLKGMSLNLESDNVGVVVFGNDKLIKEGDVVKRTGAIVDVPVGEELLGRVVDALGNAIDGKGPLGSSIRRRVGLKAPGIIPRISVREPMQTGIKAVDSLVPIGRGQRELIIGDRQTGKTAIAIDTIINQKRFNEGTDDKKKLYCIYVAIGQKRSTVAQLVKRLTDADAMKYTIVVSATASDAAPLQYLAPYSGCSMGEYFRDNGKHALIIYDDLSKQAVAYRQMSLLLRRPPGREAYPGDVFYLHSRLLERAAKMNDNFGGGSLTALPVIETQAGDVSAYIPTNVISITDGQIFLETELFYKGIRPAINVGLSVSRVGSAAQTKAMKQVAGTMKLELAQYREVAAFAQFGSDLDAATQQLLNRGVRLTELLKQGQYCPMAIEEQVTVIYAGVRGHLDKMEPSKITRFEKAFLQHVLSQHKDLLAAIKADGQISVASDAKLKQIVLDFLSSFE; encoded by the exons GTATCCAAGAATGTCGCTGCAGCATGTGTAGGAGTCAAGAACCTACACACCACCCGGCCTTGGCAGGTGAAAATAG GCACTGCCGAGGTATCGTCCAtcctggaggagaagatccTCGGAGCGGACCACAGCGCCGACCTGCAGGAGACGGGTCGCGTGCTGTCTATCGGTGACGGCATCGCCAGAGTGTACGGCCTGAGGAACGTGCAGGCGGAGGAGATGGTGGAGTTCTCCTCCGGGCTGAAG GGCATGTCTCTGAACTTGGAGTCCGACAACGTCGGCGTGGTGGTGTTCGGTAACGACAAGCTGATTAAGGAGGGCGACGTCGTCAAGAGGACCGGGGCCATTGTGGACGTGCCCGTTGGGGAGGAGCTCCTGGGCCGCGTCGTGGACGCGCTGGGAAACGCCATTGACGGAAAG GGCCCCCTGGGCTCCAGCATCCGCAGGCGCGTGGGCCTGAAGGCCCCGGGGATCATCCCCCGTATCTCTGTGAGGGAGCCCATGCAGACCGGCATCAAAGCGGTGGACAGTCTGGTGCCCATCGGCCGTGGTCAGCGCgagctcatcattggagaccgGCAGACCGG CAAAACCGCCATCGCCATCGACACGATCATCAACCAGAAGCGCTTCAACGAAGGCACCGACGACAAGAAGAAGCTGTACTGCATCTACGTGGCCATCGGCCAGAAGCGCTCCACGGTGGCTCAGCTGGTGAAGCGGCTGACCGACGCGGACGCCATGAAGTACACCATCGTGGTGTCGGCCACCGCCTCGGACGCCGCTCCGCTGCAGTACCTGGCGCCCTACTCCGGCTGCTCCATGGGCGAGTACTTCAGGGACAACGGCAAGCACGCCCTGATCATCTACGACGATCTGTCCAAGCAG GCCGTCGCCTACCGCCAGATGTCGCTGCTGCTCCGCCGGCCCCCCGGCCGCGAGGCCTACCCGGGGGACGTCTTCTACCTGCACTCCCGCCTGCTGGAGAGAGCGGCCAAGATGAACGACAACTTCGGCGGCGGCTCCCTCACGGCGCTTCCCGTCATCGAGACGCAGGCCGGCGACGTGTCGGCCTACATTCCGACCAACGTCATCTCCATCACGGACGGACAG ATCTTCTTGGAGACCGAGCTGTTCTACAAAGGTATTCGCCCCGCCATCAACGTCGGCCTGTCGGTGTCGCGCGTCGGATCGGCCGCTCAGACCAAGGCCATGAAGCAG GTGGCTGGTACCATGAAGCTGGAGCTGGCCCAGTACCGCGAGGTGGCCGCCTTCGCTCAGTTTGGTTCGGATCTGGACGCTGCCACTCAGCAGCTGCTGAATCGTGGCGTTCGCCTAACTGAGCTCCTTAAACAGGGACAGTACT GTCCAATGGCCATTGAGGAGCAGGTGACGGTCATTTACGCGGGTGTGAGGGGACACCTGGACAAAATGGAGCCGAGCAAAATCACCCGGTTCGAGAAGGCCTTCCTGCAGCACGTGCTGAGTCAGCACAAAGACCTGCTGGCAGCTATCAA GGCTGATGGACAAATCTCTGTGGCATCCGATGCAAAACTCAAGCAAATTGTGTTGGATTTCCTCTCCAGCTTTGAGTAA